A single Nitrosospira multiformis ATCC 25196 DNA region contains:
- a CDS encoding PEP-CTERM sorting domain-containing protein, producing MNPKLLRRLSSLAIIATSLAFTVPAAAYTFRDDPSSTWGGDSLTAAHTNGNVYTVENLLVQNTTANSLPELNFTIPFAWQKVGETYLPMEWRNDLNGWYTSNFNDTGTSLTVKLTSPVADTVAMGELADLSGSRQLPLTEPCFSGSPSCQSGVGRPPETGNTTDLIPVFSLGSFAPNEAKRFDVSFTYTFGDNRAGTDGATTSFFGYTVSPIPEPGTYAMFLVGLGMVVFMARPRKAGMGS from the coding sequence ATGAATCCCAAGCTTTTGAGACGGTTATCCAGCCTGGCAATAATAGCCACATCCCTTGCTTTTACCGTTCCCGCGGCTGCATATACTTTTCGGGATGATCCCTCTTCTACCTGGGGCGGCGACTCATTAACCGCAGCCCATACCAATGGGAACGTCTACACGGTCGAAAATCTTTTGGTCCAAAACACCACCGCGAATTCCCTGCCAGAATTGAACTTCACGATTCCTTTCGCATGGCAGAAGGTCGGCGAGACTTACTTGCCCATGGAATGGCGCAATGACCTGAACGGGTGGTACACCAGCAATTTCAACGATACTGGAACCAGCCTGACTGTTAAATTAACAAGTCCGGTTGCGGACACCGTAGCCATGGGGGAACTTGCGGATTTGAGCGGAAGCCGGCAACTCCCGTTGACGGAGCCATGTTTCTCCGGCTCGCCCAGTTGTCAGAGTGGAGTAGGCCGGCCGCCCGAAACCGGTAATACAACGGATCTTATCCCTGTTTTTTCATTAGGTTCATTTGCACCAAACGAGGCAAAACGTTTTGATGTCTCGTTCACCTATACTTTCGGGGATAATAGGGCTGGGACCGACGGCGCAACAACTTCGTTTTTTGGCTATACCGTTTCTCCCATTCCAGAACCGGGAACCTACGCCATGTTTCTAGTCGGTCTGGGCATGGTGGTTTTTATGGCGCGCCCCAGGAAAGCTGGGA
- the pgi gene encoding glucose-6-phosphate isomerase: MTKPMITPLTQRPAWKALEAHYQTIKGMHLRQLFADDPKRGERFTAEAVGLYLDYSKNRITDETLHLLVQLAEECGLRERIEAMFRGDAINVTEQRAVLHIALRAPRNEKILVDGNDVVPGVHAVLDRMADFSDKIRSGDWQGHTGKRIRNIINIGIGGSDLGPVMAYEALRHYSLHNLSFRFISNVDGTDFVEATRGLDPEETLFIICSKTFTTTETLANAHTARRWMLRQIKDLEGVRKHFVAVSTNAEEVARFGIDTANMFEFWDWVGGRYSMDSAIGLSTMIAVGPENFREMLAGFHAMDQHFYSAPFDRNLPVLMGLLSLWYNNFFGAQTLAVLPYEQYLKRFPAYLQQLTMESNGKHITLNGSQVDYQTSPIVWGEPGTNGQHSFYQLIHQGTRLIPCDFIGFCQTLNPLGDHHDLLMANLFAQTEALAFGKTEDEVKAEGVPDWLCPHRSFEGNRPTNTILAERLTPHTLGALVALYEQSVFTQGTIWQIDSFDQWGVELGKVLAHRIGQELEDENGKSLKHDSSTNALIQRYNRLKQK, encoded by the coding sequence ATGACGAAACCCATGATCACGCCCCTGACGCAAAGGCCTGCCTGGAAGGCACTGGAAGCGCACTACCAGACGATCAAAGGCATGCATTTGCGTCAGCTCTTCGCTGACGATCCGAAGCGGGGTGAGCGATTTACGGCCGAGGCCGTCGGCCTGTACCTGGATTATTCGAAAAATCGCATCACTGATGAAACGCTTCATCTACTGGTGCAGCTTGCCGAAGAATGCGGCCTGCGCGAGCGCATTGAAGCCATGTTCAGGGGTGACGCCATCAATGTGACAGAACAGCGTGCTGTACTCCACATCGCCTTGCGCGCGCCTCGTAATGAAAAAATCCTCGTCGACGGAAATGACGTTGTGCCCGGGGTGCATGCCGTGCTCGACCGTATGGCGGATTTCTCCGACAAGATACGCAGCGGGGACTGGCAGGGGCATACTGGCAAGCGAATTCGCAATATCATCAATATCGGTATCGGCGGCTCCGATCTGGGCCCGGTGATGGCGTATGAAGCGCTGCGCCACTACAGTCTGCACAATCTCAGCTTTCGTTTCATCTCCAATGTTGATGGCACGGATTTCGTGGAGGCTACACGAGGTCTTGATCCCGAAGAAACCCTGTTCATTATCTGCTCCAAGACATTCACGACAACGGAAACGCTGGCCAATGCCCACACCGCCCGGCGGTGGATGCTGCGACAGATAAAGGACCTGGAGGGGGTGCGCAAGCACTTCGTCGCTGTTTCCACCAATGCGGAGGAAGTAGCCAGATTCGGCATCGATACCGCCAACATGTTCGAATTCTGGGACTGGGTAGGTGGACGCTATTCCATGGACTCCGCGATCGGACTCTCAACCATGATTGCCGTCGGCCCAGAGAATTTCCGTGAGATGCTTGCCGGCTTCCATGCAATGGACCAGCACTTCTATTCCGCTCCGTTCGACAGGAATCTTCCTGTCCTGATGGGATTGCTGTCGCTCTGGTATAACAATTTCTTTGGCGCGCAGACACTCGCCGTACTGCCCTACGAGCAATATTTGAAGCGCTTTCCGGCTTACCTCCAGCAACTGACAATGGAGAGCAATGGAAAGCACATTACACTGAATGGCTCCCAGGTTGACTACCAGACCTCACCTATCGTGTGGGGAGAACCCGGCACCAACGGACAACATTCGTTTTACCAGCTCATCCATCAGGGAACCCGATTGATTCCCTGTGATTTTATCGGCTTCTGCCAAACCCTGAACCCCTTGGGCGATCACCATGACCTCCTCATGGCGAATCTGTTTGCCCAGACCGAGGCGCTTGCTTTCGGAAAAACGGAAGATGAAGTCAAAGCTGAAGGTGTCCCGGACTGGCTTTGCCCGCATCGCAGTTTTGAGGGGAATCGCCCCACCAATACGATACTTGCCGAGCGCCTCACACCCCACACCCTCGGTGCCCTTGTCGCTCTTTATGAGCAGAGTGTTTTTACACAGGGGACAATCTGGCAGATCGATTCGTTCGATCAATGGGGCGTCGAACTCGGCAAAGTGCTGGCACACCGCATCGGGCAGGAACTGGAGGATGAAAACGGCAAGTCCCTGAAACATGATAGCTCCACCAACGCCCTGATACAGCGGTACAACAGGCTGAAACAAAAATAG
- the pssA gene encoding CDP-diacylglycerol--serine O-phosphatidyltransferase: protein MQESQSRPVFEAKLRRRGIYLLPNLFTTGALFAGFYAIVQAMNGRFEHSAVAIFIAMVLDGLDGRVARLTHTQSEFGAEYDSLSDMVSFGAAPALVIYEWALKGMGKWGWIAAFIYCVCAALRLARFNTNIGVVDKRYFQGLPSPAAAALIAGLIWLMLDFDIAGTDVRWLAWCITLFAGLTMVSDIPYYSGKEINLHKSVPFITALLLALFFFALIPSHPPVVLFSLFFLYALSGYAMWTWRRLAKRKRKMVEGQQA, encoded by the coding sequence ATGCAGGAATCTCAGTCGCGCCCTGTTTTCGAAGCCAAGCTGCGCCGGCGGGGCATTTATCTGCTGCCTAATCTCTTCACCACCGGTGCCCTGTTTGCGGGGTTCTATGCCATTGTCCAGGCAATGAATGGGCGCTTCGAGCACTCCGCCGTGGCGATTTTTATCGCAATGGTATTGGATGGGCTCGATGGGCGCGTCGCCCGCCTCACCCACACGCAAAGCGAATTTGGCGCGGAATACGACAGTCTTTCCGATATGGTTTCGTTTGGCGCCGCACCTGCGCTCGTAATATACGAATGGGCCCTGAAAGGGATGGGCAAATGGGGCTGGATCGCTGCTTTTATCTATTGCGTCTGCGCTGCCCTGCGCCTCGCCCGTTTCAATACGAATATTGGAGTTGTGGACAAGCGCTATTTTCAGGGCCTGCCCAGTCCCGCAGCGGCTGCCCTCATTGCCGGGCTTATATGGCTCATGCTGGATTTTGACATAGCGGGCACAGATGTACGGTGGCTGGCCTGGTGCATTACCCTGTTCGCAGGCCTGACTATGGTGAGCGATATTCCCTACTACAGCGGCAAGGAAATCAATCTGCACAAGTCGGTACCCTTCATCACTGCCCTGTTGTTGGCGCTGTTCTTTTTTGCATTGATTCCGAGTCATCCACCGGTCGTGCTGTTCAGCCTGTTTTTTCTGTACGCCTTGTCGGGTTATGCCATGTGGACCTGGCGGCGGCTGGCCAAAAGAAAACGAAAGATGGTCGAGGGGCAACAAGCATGA